A single window of Vibrio alfacsensis DNA harbors:
- a CDS encoding DUF2835 domain-containing protein, protein MNQYHFSLNISYQTFLSHYNGAASSVQVITDNGLRLQLPALKFRPFLSQLGIRGRFRLTTDQNNKFIKLETL, encoded by the coding sequence ATGAACCAATACCATTTCTCCCTCAATATTTCATATCAAACATTTCTTTCACATTACAATGGTGCGGCAAGTTCGGTTCAAGTCATTACCGACAACGGCTTGCGATTGCAACTACCAGCACTGAAGTTTCGACCGTTTCTTAGTCAATTAGGTATTCGAGGCCGTTTTAGGCTAACAACTGACCAAAATAATAAGTTTATCAAGTTAGAAACTCTGTGA
- the pepN gene encoding aminopeptidase N, which yields MSQAPQAKYRKDYQAPSHLITDIDLTFDLYDNDTIVTAVSKVIQNADSTKLELDGEGLELRSVKVNGEEWSHHEVKETSLLLAELPAEFELEIITKMDPEANTALEGLYKSGGAFCTQCEAEGFRRITYYLDRPDVLAKYTTKVIADKTAYPFLLSNGNRIAEGDAENGRHWVQWQDPHPKPAYLFALVAGNFDVLRDKYTTMSGRLVDLEIFVDKGNLDRAGHAMTSLINSMKWDEERFGLEYDLDIYMIVAVDFFNMGAMENKGLNIFNSKFVLANDQTATDRDYLGIEAVIGHEYFHNWTGNRVTCRDWFQLSLKEGLTVFRDQEFSSDLGSRADNRIDNVRIIRGPQFAEDSSPMSHPIRPDKVIEMNNFYTLTVYEKGSEVIRMYHTLLGEEGFQKGMKLYFERHDGTAATCEDFVCAMEDATGVDLTQFRLWYSQAGTPTLRVSSEYNADQKTYALTVEQFTEPTHDQAIKQALHIPFDIELYAQNGDVIPLVMNGESVHHVLDVKQDKQTFVFENVVERPVPSLLREFSAPVKLEYDYSDEELSFLMKHATNDFARWDASQMLLAKYIRQNVVNIQSGSEVKLSDELIDSFRGVLLDANLEPAFIAQVLSLPSINEITGWYKQVDIDAVDAVLNSITVSLSKALEDELSATYHSLRQAEYNIGHDAIGKRALRNRCLQFLAYTEKGNDLVIAQYDVANNMTDTIAAMTAANSAQLTCRETLMSDYSDKWKHDGLVMDKWFALQGSNPVEDALENVKATMSHEAFSLKNPNRTRSLIGSFLNTNPVRFHDKSGAGYQFAGEILRQLNDTNPQVASRMIDPLLKFRKYDEDRQALIRAELEKLKSMDNLAKDLFEKVTKALDE from the coding sequence CTCCGTAAAAGTGAACGGTGAAGAGTGGTCACATCATGAAGTAAAAGAGACCTCTCTACTTTTAGCGGAACTGCCAGCAGAATTTGAACTTGAGATCATCACAAAGATGGATCCTGAAGCGAATACAGCGCTTGAAGGTTTGTACAAATCGGGTGGAGCATTCTGTACCCAGTGTGAAGCGGAGGGCTTCCGTCGCATTACTTATTATCTAGACAGACCTGACGTACTCGCAAAATATACGACAAAAGTGATTGCAGACAAAACAGCGTATCCATTTTTGCTGAGTAATGGCAACCGTATTGCAGAGGGTGATGCAGAAAATGGTCGTCATTGGGTACAGTGGCAAGACCCACATCCAAAACCAGCTTACTTGTTTGCACTTGTTGCTGGCAATTTCGATGTTCTACGCGACAAATACACAACGATGTCGGGACGTCTTGTTGATCTAGAAATCTTCGTTGATAAAGGTAATTTAGATCGAGCAGGCCATGCAATGACGTCACTCATTAACTCAATGAAGTGGGATGAAGAGCGCTTTGGTTTAGAATATGACCTTGATATCTACATGATCGTTGCCGTTGACTTCTTCAACATGGGTGCGATGGAGAACAAAGGGCTGAACATATTTAACTCTAAGTTCGTCCTAGCAAATGATCAAACAGCGACAGACCGTGATTACCTTGGCATTGAAGCGGTTATCGGTCACGAGTATTTTCATAACTGGACGGGTAACCGAGTCACTTGCCGTGACTGGTTCCAATTGAGTTTAAAAGAGGGATTAACCGTATTCCGCGACCAAGAATTTTCTTCAGATCTTGGTTCACGTGCCGACAACCGAATCGATAACGTTCGTATTATCCGTGGTCCTCAATTTGCGGAAGATTCAAGCCCAATGTCACACCCGATTCGTCCTGACAAAGTTATTGAGATGAATAACTTTTACACATTAACCGTGTATGAAAAGGGAAGCGAAGTGATCCGCATGTATCACACGCTGCTTGGCGAAGAGGGTTTCCAAAAAGGCATGAAGCTGTACTTCGAACGTCATGATGGTACGGCTGCAACTTGTGAAGACTTTGTCTGTGCAATGGAAGATGCCACAGGTGTGGATCTTACTCAATTCCGTTTATGGTATAGCCAGGCAGGCACACCAACACTTCGAGTAAGCAGCGAATACAATGCTGATCAAAAGACTTACGCACTAACGGTTGAACAGTTTACTGAACCGACACATGACCAAGCGATTAAGCAAGCACTGCATATTCCATTTGATATCGAGCTATATGCACAAAACGGTGATGTGATTCCTTTGGTCATGAACGGCGAATCTGTGCATCATGTTTTAGATGTGAAGCAAGATAAGCAAACGTTCGTATTTGAAAATGTGGTTGAGCGACCAGTCCCGTCATTGCTACGTGAATTTTCTGCGCCAGTGAAACTGGAATACGATTACAGCGACGAAGAGTTAAGTTTCTTGATGAAGCATGCAACCAATGACTTTGCTCGTTGGGACGCAAGCCAAATGCTATTAGCAAAATATATCCGACAGAATGTAGTTAACATTCAATCGGGTAGTGAGGTTAAACTTTCAGATGAGTTGATTGATTCATTCCGAGGTGTGCTTCTTGATGCAAACTTAGAGCCTGCGTTTATTGCTCAAGTGCTTTCTCTTCCGTCTATCAACGAAATTACAGGTTGGTACAAACAGGTAGATATTGATGCGGTTGATGCAGTACTTAATAGCATTACAGTGTCACTTTCCAAGGCGCTTGAAGACGAACTGAGTGCGACGTATCACAGCTTGCGTCAAGCCGAGTACAATATTGGGCATGATGCAATTGGGAAACGCGCATTACGCAACCGTTGTTTGCAATTCTTGGCTTACACCGAGAAAGGTAATGATCTTGTTATCGCTCAATATGACGTGGCGAACAATATGACCGACACCATTGCTGCAATGACTGCCGCGAATAGTGCCCAGTTAACATGTCGTGAAACGTTAATGTCCGACTACAGTGATAAATGGAAGCATGATGGCTTAGTTATGGATAAATGGTTTGCGCTTCAAGGTAGCAATCCTGTAGAAGATGCGCTAGAAAATGTAAAAGCGACCATGAGTCATGAAGCATTTAGCCTGAAGAATCCAAACCGTACCCGTAGCCTGATCGGTTCATTCCTGAACACAAACCCAGTACGATTCCACGACAAGTCGGGCGCTGGCTATCAGTTCGCAGGGGAAATTTTACGTCAGTTGAATGACACCAACCCGCAGGTTGCATCACGCATGATCGATCCACTTCTTAAGTTCCGTAAATACGATGAGGACCGCCAAGCGTTGATTCGTGCCGAGCTTGAAAAACTCAAGTCAATGGACAACTTAGCAAAAGATTTGTTCGAGAAAGTGACAAAAGCGCTAGACGAATAA